TACACACAGAACTTGAGACTAGCCAATCAATTGGAGGAGCCAGCTGAGAGGCTAGTCATTGGGAGGAACCAGCTGAGGGAGAGAAGTAGCAAGATCCCCGCGAGGAGCCAGTGAAGCAGGGGACAGCAGCAGTCTTTGAGTACAGATGGTTGCTCTTGTAAGACTAGCGAGAGGCAGCTCGAGAAAGGAAGGGGTATTTTTATATACCATACTGGTAGGTAAGAAGAGATTTTTGATCAACTCTTGTATTTGTAACACTCACATTTTTGAATATGTTAGCAGTCCATGTTACGTCTCGGTAAATTCACTAACATGGGCTCCATAGGCATTTTATTCCAGCAAAGGTATTTCAACTTACAATAAGAGGGCTATAGATGATTTAGTAAATTAGTTAACTACCAGTGTTTTTGGTTGCCCAATTACCTGAATGATGCAAACCTTGACTGCTACTCAATTGCATTTGTGACAACATAAGTGGCCGGATATCCTCAACATTAATCACTAGATCTGGTTACACTAGTGTTGGTAGTGCATGAAAAATAGTAAAGTCACTCAGTAgcactaaaaatgtaaatattttctCTAATATCGCTCTCATTTTCAGGACTGTAAGATGTCTGCACTAGTGTGCCTCTCATGCACCTTGTCTTGCACCTCTACACCTGCACTGTGATGACCAGCGGTTGCAGGACCAATCATGACACATGGGTATGCTGGATTTTTTACATGTTTAATTTTTTTGAAATGTTGCCTTGCTTTCTCTGCTTTATGTGCTGGCCAAATATCCAAATATTTAAAGATGATGTGCTTTGTGTGGTTTTAATTGCTTTAACGTTTGTCTTTCAGTGTCATTTTTAAATGGACAGAAGGGACACTACAGGAATGCTGCTGGACAGTTTTTAACTTTTGTACTAACTTgcaataaaatgtttttttttttttttaaggatctGTCTTTTATTGTAAAAACGTTGTTTATGAGAACTGGTATGGTTTTCCAAATGAAGTCTTGATTGTATGTTGTGCAGAGGCAGTTCATTCTGTGTAGATGGCTGTACATGGTGCAGAGGGAAATTATTTGACTTAATTGAGGTTATTACCTATTTGCTCAATGTCAAATTCCTGTGTAGGGGGTTTAACAGAAGGGGAGTAAGGAGAGGTATGAAGTAGCGGGAGCATTTTCAGACAAAGAATGCATGATATGTTGGGAAGACATGCAAGTGGGAAACCCTGCCATGGCTCATAACATGGCAAGTTCAACAGTTGACAGTTTGAACTGCTGACCATAACACACCAGTAGGCATACTGACAGTAGTTATAGTACAACTAGTCTTATAACAACAGAAGTAAAGTTTTCCTGTGTAAGGGTGTCATTCTAACAAGGAGAATTctattataattattttatatagcgcttttAATTACAAGTAGAATCTGTTGCtttaaaaacaaacaatttaactAAACAAATGTAGGGATATGGCAGTTCATTATGGCACAATAGTCTGCTTGCCTTGCTACCAGGGTCGTGGTTCAACCCTTCCAGTTCTCCTTTGCTActatactgagcaaaaatataaatccaacaatttcaaagagcagtattgaaataaattcagtaggccctaacctatggatttcacatgactgggaatacagatatgcatctattaCTCACAGATGCCTTAAAAAATACAAAGTAGGGACGTGGGTCAGAAAAccggtcagtatctggtgtgaccactcatgcagtgcgacatacTTCACATAGAATTGGtcaggctgttgattatggcctgtggaatgttgtctctTCTTCAattggctgtgtgaagttgctggaaattggtgggaactggaaaacgctgtcgatccagagcatcccaaacatgctcaatgggtgacatgtctggtgagtatggccatggaagaactgggacattttcagcttccaggaattccATTATCATGCTGAGACATGATgggatggtggcggatgaatggcacgacaatgggcctcaggatcttgtcacgttatctctgtgcattcaaattgctatcaataaaatgcaattgtgttggttgtccgtagcttatgccagcccataccataaccccaccgccaccatggggcactacaCAACGTTGCCATAAGCAAcccgcttgcccacacgacgccatacacgtggtctgcggttgtgaggctgtttggacatactgccaaattctctaaaacaacgttggaggcagcttatggtagagaaaggaaCATTAAATTCAAAATATGAGACgtctgtggaattgtgttgtgtgcaaaactgcacattttagagtggcctgtgtaatgatgatgctgtttaatcagcttcttgatatgccacacctgtcaggtcgatggattatcttgggaaaggagaaatgctcactaaaaagGATGTAAAaatatttgtgcacaacatttgagagaaataagcattttgtgcatacagaacatttctgggatcttttatttaagcTCATGAACCATgggaccattttttttttttttttactttttagtcatttagcagacgctcttatccagagcgacttacagttagtgagtgcatacatttttcatactgttcatactgtacatgttgagtttatatttttgttcagtgtatgtttgTGGCAGTGATGGCTTAATCCTAGTAGTAGGCTCCAAGGATTTTGCACCTGTCGGGCTGTAttaccgcctggtacagcaattgcatcgtccgcaaccgcagggctctccagagggtggtgcccCAACGCGTCAccgggtgcacactgcctgcccacCCAATGTCACGGGAACGCCAAGAAGataatcaaggacctcagccacccgagccacttcTTGTTCACCCCGCTACTATGCTGCAGAGAATTTTTGTCTGAAGAGTATTTTTCTCCGCtcatacagtggtgtaaagtactaaagtaaaaatactttaaagtactacttaagttggtTTTTAGGGTATCTGTagtttactttttactccatacattttccctgacacccaaaagtacttgttacattttgaatgcttagcaggataggaaaatggtccaattcacgcagttatcaagagaacatccctggtcattcctactgcctctgatctgtcggactcactaaacacacatacttcatttgtaaatgatgtttgagtgttggagtgtgcccctggctatctgtaaataaaatttaaaatgattttgatacttaagtatattttagcaataacatttacttttgatacttaagtatatttcaaaccaaatacttttagacttactcaagtagtattttactgggtgacttttacttgagtcattttctattaaggtatctttacttttactcaaatatgacaattgagtactttttccaccactgctcatacaggagtaataaatGCCCAGTGCACTAATTTGGtgggatttatttttatttctttttttatattattttatgaaTTATCAGGGGGTGcagcagcaccctcagcacccggACTTCTCGCGGCTGTGTACACACCATCAAAaacactctgacattgctcatccggATATTTTTTCTTTGTTTTATTTTTGTGATTTGttgggtattactgcactgttggagctagaaacacaagcatttcgctgcacctgcaataacatctagAAAATAGGTGAATGCTACCAATAGCATTTGATTTGACTTAATGGTTCAGGGACACGTCATCCATTCACGTATTCTACCTTGTGGCGTCAAGACATTCCGTGCTAAAGTGGCGACAAAGTCTGGGGAAATGCCCTTTGAGGACCTGATTTGACTGACGTGGAAGGCAACCATGCCTGAATGCATTTCTGTTTTGCACCAATCACAGAGAGAGTTTTGTCCCTGAATCCACGTCATCGGGTAGTAAGACAAAATGGACGCACTCAGCCTGGTATTGTAGCGCTCTCATAACATGCATTTCATACTATTTATGTTGATATTTGTCATTTGAATGTCACACTATGATATTGATGTATCCGGGGTAGTTGCCACTGTTAGCCCAACAATGCAGAAGGACACAGTTGAACTAGCTAGTTCACAGaattagtagctagctagctggcatgTGATGACGTTGTCAGATTGCAACTGATCAGTCAGCTGTTGTTTGACATCATGTTCACTGAACAAAATACAATATTCTCTTAATCAGGAACCCACTCTGTACACCGTGAAAGCTGTCCTCATCCTTGACAATGACGGGGAAAGACTTTACGCCAAGGTAACTAGCTAATCAACAGCAATGAATTAACGACCAGTACCTGCCCCCACTGGCAATGTCCTTCGAAGCATGTCAATATTCATATAGCTACATGAGTAGATGCAATGTAGCCAACACAGTTTTGTAATTTTACATTCAGCTGACTATCTGGGTAACAAATTGTCTGTGTGCTCAAACGATTACTTATTTTGTGACActgtcagtgcttgacttggactgaaataggttctggtactcattttgggtgctgatactgtttatatttaccgtaggtgcaggagctccacagtACTTTTTAggtaatattctataagaggaacatgagCTCAAGCAGTGTAACATTTGAGGTGCAAGTATctgctccggtgagctcctgcccaagtcaagcactgaacactgttacagtgccttcagaaagtattcacacccctttcctTTTCCCACactttgtgttacagcctgaatttaaaatggattcactTGAGATTTAAAATGTTTTAAAGCTGCAATGTCTTGAGTCAAGTTTTCAACCCttctgttatggcaagcctaaatacattcaggagtaaacattttcttaacaagtcacataataagttaaatggactctgtgtgcaataataatggattaaatgatttttgaatgattaccctatctctgtacccaacacatataattatctctaaggtccctcagtcgagttgtgaatttcaagcacagattcaaccacaatgaccagggaggttttccaatgccttgcaaagaagtgcacctgttggtagatggggggggggggaaattaAAATCAGACACTGAATTTCCCTttgagcagtggtgtaaagtacttaagtaaaaatgctttaaagtactacttaagctgttttttggggtatctgtactttactatttatatttttgacaatttttacttttacttcactacattcctaaagaaaataatgtacttgttactccatacattttccctgacacctaaaagtacttgttacattttgaatgcttaacagaacagaaaaattgtcaaattcacacacttatcaagagaacatccctggttatgccttactgcctctgatctggcggactcactaaacacacatgcttcgtttgtaaataatgtctgagtgtgcccctggctatccgcaaaaaaaataaaaaaattgatgCAGTCTAGTTTGCtttataaggaatttgaaattatttacacTTTTACTTTTCAtagttaagtatattttagcaattacattttctTTTGTCTTCATATAGCTACATGAGTAGATGCAAtgttactcaagtagtattttactggatgactttcacttttacttgagtcattttctattaaggtatctttaattgggtactttttccaccactgcctttgagcatggtgaagttattaattacgctttggatggggTATCAATactcccagtcactacaaagatacaggtgtccctcctaactcagttgctggaaaATAATGAAACTGctctgggatttcaccatgaggccaatggtgatttttaaaaaacggttagagtttaatggttgtgatagaactgaggatggatcaacaacattgtagttactccacaatactaacctaaatgacagagtgaaaggaaggtagtctgtacagaataaaaatattcaaaaacatgcattctgtttgcaataaggcactaaagtaatactgcaaaaactgtggcaaagtaatactgcaaaaactgtggcaaagaaattaactttttgtcctgaatacaaagcattatgtttggggcaaatccaacacatcactgagtaccactcttcatattttcaagcatggtgatggctgcatcatgttatggatatgctcgtcatcagcaaggactaggacatttttgtaggataagaagaaacggaatagagctaagcacaggcaaaatcctagaggaaaacctggttcagtctgctttccatagacactgggagacatattcacctttcagcaggacagtaacctaaaacactggagttgcttaccaagatgacattgaatgttcctgagtggcctagtttcagttgacttaaatcagcttgaaaatctatggcaagacttgaaaatggctgtctagcaatgatcaacagccaacttgacagagcttaagagttaaaaataataataatgggcaaatattgtacaatccaggtgtgcaaagctcttagagatttaccccaaaatactcacagctgtaatctctgccaaagggtattctacatgtattgactcaggggggttgAATACTGATCTAATCAAAATATTAttgtttatttttcattttaaaaaccCCAACAACAAATACATCCcaatttgtaacacaacaaaatgtggaatgagtcaagggtgtaaatactttctgaaggcactgtatgtgatctCTATTTGACTTCTGCCCCACAGTACTATGATGAAACATATCCAACTGTGAAAGAGCAGAAAGCGTTTGAGAAGAACATCTTCAACAAAACACACCGCACAGACAGTAAGATGTTTTCAAACTAATGAATCGTATGCACTTCAATTTACAGTATTGTCACAGGCTTCAATACTTGCTATTTCATCTCTTGCCAAAAGCTTTGAGTGCTGATCTGTTTTCAATTGCATGAAGGCTTCTGTGTATAACTGGTATAATGAAGATATTGTATCATAGACTGaactctctctgcttctttacccAGGTGAGATAGCGCTACTAGAAGGTCTTACCGTTGTCTACAAAAGCAACATTGACCTCTACTTTTATGTTATTGGCAGTTCACATGAAAATGAGGTAGGCTGATGGTGGTATACTAACAAAACACAATGAAACATTGCATATGTTGTGATGTTTCTCACACAATACACTGATACGTTTTGCTATTTGCTCCCCCAGTTGATGCTTATGTCAGTGCTTAACTGTCTGTTTGACTCGCTCAGCCAGATGCTAAGGTAAGACTGCActttatttacactgaacaaaaatataaacgtaacatgcaacaatttcaaagattttactgttacatacagttcatataaggaaatcagtcaatttaaataaattcattaggccctaatttatggatttcacatgactgaccttaaaaaataaataaatgtaggggcgtggatcagaaaaccagtcagtatctggtatgaccaccatttgcctcattcaacgcgacacatctccttcgcatagagttgatcaggctgttgattatggcctgtggaatgttgtcctactcctcttcaatggatgtgcgaagttgctggatattggcgggaactggaacacactgtcttacatgtcgatccagagcatcccaaacatgctcaatgggtgacatgtctggtgagtatgcaggccatggaagaactggtacattttcagcttccaggaattgtgtacagatccttgcgacatgggccagtgcattttcatgctgaaacatgaggtgatggcggcggatgaatgccacgacaatgggcctcagaatctcatcatgccatcgataaaatgcaattgtgttcgttgtccgtagcttatgtctgcccataccataaccccacctccaccatggggcgctcgcccacatgacgccatacacactgtctgccatctgcccagtacagttgaaactgggattcatccgtgaagagcacaccagcgtgccagtggccatcgaaggtgagcatttgcccactgaattcagttatgacgccgaactgcagtcaggtcaagaccctggtgaggacgacaagcacgcagatgagcttccctgagatggtttctgacagtttgtgtagagattcttcggttgtgcaaacccagagtttcatcagctgtccgggtggctggtctcggaCGATACCACAGGTgaggaagccggatgtggaggtcctgagctagcgtggttacacgtagtctgcggttgtgaggccggttggacgtactgccaaattctctaaaacgacgttggaggcgactTATAGTAAAGAAATtaacctgcagtcagcatgcgaaTTGCACTCTCGAAACTTGAgagatctgtggcattgtgttgtgtgacaaaactgcacattttagagtttccttttattgtccccagcacaaggtgcacctgtgtaattatcatgctgtttaatcagcttcttgatatgccacacctgtcaggtggatggattatgttggcaaaggagaaatgctcactaacatggatgtaaacaaatttgtgcacaaaatgtgagcgaaataagctttttgtgcgtacatTTTtgcaatcttttatttcagctcatgaaacttgggaccaacactttacatattgtgtttatatttttgctcattgTAGTTGTCGTACAGGTTGGACTATGCTGTAAGCAACTGAATGAGACATTTGTAACACTGTTTGTTAGTTTCCATAGAGAGGTCATGATGTGTGTTTAAGCTCCCGTTCTTTGTCCTCCTGCAGGAAAAATGTAGAGCGGCGGGCCTTGCTGGAGAACATGGAGGGCCTGTTCCTGGCAGTGGATGAGATCGTTGATGGGGGGTAGGTAGAGCACTCATCTCACCCCAAACCAGGGGTCTCTGGAGCTGTGTATTCTCCTCTAGTGTGTCCTTTGActccctgaccaaaccaactttTCCATCTAGACTAGAGTACAATGATACAAGACATGGCTGGACATTCATGCCTGGATGCTGTCAAAGACAGACATCACGCTATTGGGTAGCCAAGATAAAGAGGAAGATCCATAGAGGAAGACCGGAAGCAATTCTTTGGCAacctgggtcgttccacgaagtgattccctttgatattttaagtagaaattgtgcaccaatattgacttttcaaagcctgttatattaaattaattacattttatataaagacttgctaaagtgctacaattcagcattttgacatgtccctctgtaCACCCTCTGTGACCTAGGAATATCTGAACCCACTTAATCCCAAAACTTCTCCAGGTTTTCaccattgtaaagccctagttattttgttgctttgaaaaagtcatttctgaagattattatttatttcacttgattagtgattcattttaagggAAAACAAACCTATCCCTCATTTAAAGGTAAACCatgttatgtgaactgaactctttTTAATATAATGACACAATAAAAACTAAAAACAATtcaacatctaatagtcaaatcatagtgtaaaagcaggtgaactGGTTCTAACCCTTTTGGCaatttctggtgttttgtggtggaaaactgagtgggtcgagcaGAACACGCCAACCCTGATACCAATAGATAGAcaagctagaaatgttttaacaatttacaTTTATTTGTGAAGCTTGCGTTCAATTGCcgctccctgttgcacacaacatgCTTCCATTCCGCCTGTCACAAAgtgatttatggctgatttaagatgaaatcgtcaactcTGTTACTTTATTTGACTTTACTATGGTAATTATTTTATTTagcctcttgagatgggaaagcagttttttttattaagttgaacatgtaaCAGAATGTTAAAATTGGGTAAAATAAAACAGTTTTCTTTCACCAAGTTACACTATACAAAGGGTACTCCTTTCATGGAATGACCAACCTACCACAGATGGATTTTACCAGTTAAATACTCTATTGCATCATTTAAGGTTTCTGAGACTGGATAGGCTCTCAGCCCAATATAAATCAACCATCCTACTAGTCCATAGCTAGACGATACAATAGCCCCTTGAAGTAAGGttatttagggttagggaggatgccCATTTTGCTTAGCATTTAGATGTCAGCCATTGAGAGTGATCTGTGCTCTTCTGTCTTCCAGAGTCATCCTGGAGAGCGACCCTCAGCAGGTGGTGTACCGTGTGGCCCTCCGAGTAAGACCATtgatcctcttcctcctcagtcaAACACCATGGTTCTGTTATCATCGAGTACTGTGCTGCCCGGATGTCAACAACATTAAATTGATCTGGacaatttctccctctctcatgttTACAGGGGGATGATGTTCCTCTAACAGAACAGACTGTGTCTCAGGTAATTGCGCTTCTTATTTACGAGAATCTCATATTACCtagtaaacctaaccctaacttgtTAAAATTGTGTACAATTTATTTTAGTACTACTAATAATTAGGtaataattaggtgggtgcttacatttgtcttatttcacacatgtacaagtgtgtattatacacATGTGAATTGTAAATAATTGTTTTGCCTATCCCACTCTCcttgagacaccctcggagattggggtcacggccagggaccAGCCATTATTGAcagcaaccctggagcaattaaggttaagtgccttgctcaagggcacatcaacagatttttttaCCTAGTCGTCTCTgagatttgaaccagcaacctttcagttactggcccaattgCTTAACCGCTAGGCGACCTGCCACCTGGTATACTGGAATTTAAACGTGTATTTGATAGTAATGTGATTTGGAAATCAGTGAACAACATGGCTGAGTAATGACTAGGTGGTTTGTCAGGCTGACAATCTTAAGCACATACTGAACCTTTCTTATGCTTCCCAGCTCTTTTTATCCTTAAAATGCCCTCATTGTTCTGTTAGCTATTTCTAAAATAATTGTATTTCTCTCCAGCAGTATATTAAGCTACTACATTTAGCTTTATTGTAATGAAAAGGGAAGAGAACAGAGGGGAGCGTTCCCAGTTTAGCTGCTAATGAGGCTCCACTGTTAGCTAGGCGGTGTGTCTCCACACTTGGCAGGCTCTCTGAGCGCTACGCTGATGGATGCTCCCATCTGAGAGGCGTTTTACTGGCTGCAGGTGTCTCCTTCTCCTACTCTGTCCATTAATCGTCATCGCCAACCCTCGGCCCACATGCCTCATAATGGTTACTGAGAGACTAGTCTGCAGAATTAAAATGATTCAGTCATTGATGTATTGTTCCTGTGTGTAGAAGTATTACTGGTGTCATCACACCACCACTCTTCCCTCAAATATCACAGTAGGAAAGTCCTGGAAGCTTCCTTCATTGTttcatactgtatatattttttctaccTGTAGTTGGATTTTGAGGTGATGGACATTTACCTAACTATAGATTTGTCCCTTGTTATGTGTGTTGCTAACAGCTTTCATCTGCTATAAACAGTATTAGAGGGACACTTAACCAAACTGAGTTCTCCTCACTCTGTttttctcttatttctctctttcAGGTGCTTCAGTCTGCAAAAGAACAGATCAAGTGGTCCCTACTGCGATAGGAGAGTTGTCTCTGCTGTCACATACGCACCTACCAACACTCACTCACCTGATGACATCATTCCTCTTCCTATCCATGTGTGTCCCAGAGATCATTGCACTGAAGTCTTCTGATTGAGCCACCAATCAGAACCAGCCAGGCCTACTGTGGCATTTTCTATCCTCCATTTCCTGTCTTGATTATCCATTCCCATTTGGTGGAAGATCCAGAGCTCTTATCGCCCAGGCAACAtgatttttagtttttttgtgacTCAACTCCACACATCCTTACTGTCTCTCTAGCTATTGGTGATTCCAACCTTTTCTATTACAGTACAAACAAATGTGATCTGACCAGTATGAATCACCCATGATTGACCTATTCCTCTGGGATTTTGCCTATTTTAGTGGGCATGGTGTAGTAGCTGTTAGCGTGTTAATAATTGTATGGTATATGAAACATGGCTATTAGTAAAACACTGAGCCATCTCCTTGCCGTGCTCCTGTCTCTTTGTACACAACCTTCATTAGAGATTCCACTCAATGTGGCAACTTTTTGCTTGTGTAGATGTGCATGAAGCATACATTTTGTGATTTAAATGTGATAATTACATTGATATGCAGGTTTTCTTtacattgtatttctgttgtCGTTGTGAAAAGAACTTGGATCAAATAAACTTTATTTAAACCAGAAAACATTTGATTGGTTTCTCTTGTTTGTGGTGCAGTAAAAGGTTTGCTTGTTGGGTAAAAGGTTGTGAAGCTATATTTTGTCGCATGAGGGCAGATGCTGCAGTTGGGAGGAATTACACTGCCACCTGCTGGGAGACAAAGTCACTACAGTGCACATGTCAGAGTAGTGACAGAGGACATACTAAGATATTTAAACAATCATTCATACTGACTTGCGTCCAATCCAATGCATGTAGAAAAGTTGCTTAGCAGCAGATTCGGACACCATGCGCATGACACCTCAATAGAAAGTAGGCATGACGATCACAACAGCTGAATGATCTATCTGGTAGAATGTGTTAGATTTTAGTCATCCCTGGTGTACGGACATCAGGTACCCATttgctcactgtgtgtgtgtg
This window of the Coregonus clupeaformis isolate EN_2021a chromosome 10, ASM2061545v1, whole genome shotgun sequence genome carries:
- the LOC121575173 gene encoding coatomer subunit zeta-1, producing the protein MDALSLEPTLYTVKAVLILDNDGERLYAKYYDETYPTVKEQKAFEKNIFNKTHRTDSEIALLEGLTVVYKSNIDLYFYVIGSSHENELMLMSVLNCLFDSLSQMLRKNVERRALLENMEGLFLAVDEIVDGGVILESDPQQVVYRVALRGDDVPLTEQTVSQVLQSAKEQIKWSLLR